TGATACTATAAATTGAATATTAAGTTAAGTATTTGCATATTTTTTACCTTATAgcgtttactagcttatgctcgcgacttcatccgcgtggactacacaaattcaaacccctatttcacccccttaggggttgaattttcaaaatcctttcttagcggatgcctacgtcataatagctatctgcatgccaaatttcagcccgatccgtccagtagtttaagctgtccgttgatagatcagtcagtcagtcagtcagtcattcagtcagtcagtcagtcagtcaccttttccttttatatatttagatttgataaaataaagattaccgctgtacctacacaaaaatattataatataaagtaaagCATGGTATCATAGAAGGTACATATTAGCAAACATTTCAGATTCCACCATTTTTGCCATCTGTCTTCCGAAAATACAACGGTAGATGAAATTAAatctataaaaagaaaatgtggtgattaaaatatgaaaaatttatGTTTCTTCATCAAGATATTAAACCAAATAAACAGTTACCTACACATTAATACATAAATATGTAAGCAGCTTAGCAATATCTCAGAACTATCTCCTCTCGTAGAAAGTAGGCAGAAGAGCAGATCCACAGAGATGGTCATAACATAATAAACGAGCCGTTGCCGGCGACGTTGGTCCGCGTCCCGCGGGAACAGTCTTTTCTCGTGGATTTTCCGCTCCACTTTCGAGTCCGCTGCCGCGAGGAAAACGGTTACATATTATGCCCCTCTTCTGGAGAAATTTGTCTCACTGGCGGTGGAGGACGATGGGCTGCTGTGGGCGAGGAAGCGAAGGGTTTCGTGCGTGACATCGGCCGTCGCCTAAGGGAAAGAGGCTGCGATCCGCGCTTTGGGGGCCGACCTGGTCCAAGATTGTTCATCAACAGCTGGCAATGCTGCTAGCttgatgggcacctttggcccagggggAACCAGTGGTGGACTTTTGACGATGTTGTTtccgaagggtttcgtaccatcgtacaagatataacacttttattttttttaattttcatggcggccattatgcaaattttagtatttgttgttatagtgggaatagaaatacatactcTGAGAAAATTTCAGGTTCTACCtgttatggttcacgagataccgcccactaacagacagacggacggatggacggacgggacgacggacagcggagtcttagtaataggatcccgttggcacgcttcgggtatggaaccttaaaaatgttCTTATAATCTTTTGCACGCAACTTCGTCCTCGTGAATGTACCTACTTCACTTAATTGTTTCTAAATATCCTGTCAGTGACATCCTTTTgtttttctggataaaaagtatccagGCTTGCAGGCTGCAATCTACTTTCATAATTatattcactagctgatgcccgcgacttcgtacgcgtggatttaggttttcaaaaatcccgtgggtactcatcaattttccggatgaaagtagcctatgtctttcccccgGGATatgagctaactctgtaccaaatttctcaaaatcggttgaacggttgggccgtgaaaagctagcagacagacagacagacacctttcgcatttatatatagtatggatttgtatTCGCCCTGACAGGAGGTCTTTTGTAAACTTATGCTTTTGGTTGAAACTTCAAACAAATCATTTAACAAAAGCGCTTTGTAAAATTTTGATTTCTTTcttcttcatttattttttaatgtgtaGATTATTGGGAAAAATCAGAAAGCCGTGATTTTGTggtaatatcacaaaaaaaaatgtgttcacgaaaaaattaaattttactaaATCATTTGTATGTAAAGGGCGCTGTTGTCCATTAACTcgcagttttaataaaataaaaatgttaaaaaatttatacgatggtacggaacccttcgcacACATGCGACTCCACTAGAACCGGTTTTTATAGATAGCTGTACAGAAATGATTCATAAACAGATAATAATCACTTCTATACCTCCTTACCTATAAAAGAAATACCAATGGTACAGTCAACGAACTTTATTTGCACTTAGGATCACATCAATAACAAAACAATAAGAAAGTACAAAATTATGGCAGTGAAGGACAGATTGTAACGCCAGCATTTTAAACTGATGCTGTGCCACAATCCAATCACAGTTTTTGACTAATCGCAATCAAGTTCAACCTTATAATTAATCAATGAGTAATCAATTAAAAGATAATACTTCTATAGTATCAATTGCTCATCGAAGCCAGTTTAATCATTTGGTCCTGTACTATCGTCTGGAGACTGGTTGGACGGGCTTGGGGATAGATCACCGTCCGCGTGGAATCCGTTCTCCGTCCGCGAAGTAATTGATGGTGTCAAGCTGGCCCAAGTCGTTGATGTAACTGTAAGATCCCCTTCATGACGACAACGTTGCGTGGCTTTTTGTCCTCGTCCAAAACCTCTCTTAACTCACCAGTCTCTTGGCGGTTAGTTCCATCTTCAGTCTCGAAACTGCAAGAACATAACGttgttataaaaatgaattttatgTATCCTTTATTAAAAGATCTATGACTTTTTATCACTCCAaccccaaatttatttttgagagTAACAACAGATTACAGTCAGTTATTCATGACAATAAAACGATGCTGATCAAGTGATCAGAGAAACGtgggtaaataatattatggtgtgAATACCAGCTACGCAAATGTACCTACAACTACTAATCaaagaaattaaaactaataatattaatagtacctgtaattttcttaaatgaggtaaatataataagtactaTAAGCCTACTTCATAACTCTTTTATTACCTTGCCTTATTTAAAGTATGACTAAcccttcataataataattacagttgAATCTTTAAATATCTACCCGCTCTTTAGTCGCGCGCGAATCACTATGGAAAAGCCCGTGAAGGGGGCGAACTGTAGTCAGTGTAAATGgaaacaggtaggtacttatttcccGCCGTCGCGTCGTCGCGTCCGTTTGACGGATGGTTCACGGTGACGCGAGTGAAGGGCGGGCTAATAAATTTACTTATAACGAGGTGTAAGTCATGGGCCATGGCATGCCGACGATCTATCGAGATTAGGTCTGTTCTAATTCAAATTGGTCTATTAACATAATTCGAGTAGACTTACATATAAGAATATGAACCCTGAGGTTCTTGATTAAATTCTGAGCGAAGGATCTTAGTGGGCTCCTTTCAACTGGCACGGCAGCAGCGATAGCCACAAGGGCAAGGACGAAAATGATCTAATGGGAgaaacacaaaaattaaattaatttaaaaatccaaaacTAAATTTCTCTATGCCGTCATCGTGATCCTTTTCTATTACTTGCATACTTTAGATAAAAATGCAGTAAGCTCCCAGCTACGACTTATATACATTATGAATCTGCTAAGAGACAACTTTTAGGGGTAAGTGTTGTCTACTAAAATCTTTTATAGAGTA
This genomic window from Maniola hyperantus chromosome 5, iAphHyp1.2, whole genome shotgun sequence contains:
- the LOC117982563 gene encoding LOW QUALITY PROTEIN: larval cuticle protein 1-like (The sequence of the model RefSeq protein was modified relative to this genomic sequence to represent the inferred CDS: inserted 1 base in 1 codon; deleted 2 bases in 2 codons), whose protein sequence is MKSIIFVLALVAIAAAVPVEXEPTKILRSEFNQEPQGSYSYIFETEDGTNRQETGELREVLDEDKKPRNVVVMRGSYSYINDLGQLDTINYFADENGFHADGDLSPSPSNQSPDDSTGPND